Proteins from one Hoplias malabaricus isolate fHopMal1 chromosome 2, fHopMal1.hap1, whole genome shotgun sequence genomic window:
- the cdc37 gene encoding hsp90 co-chaperone Cdc37: MTTIDYSVWDHIEVSDDEDDTHPNIDTPSLFRWRHQARVERMEAFHKKGEDLERSLTESKRKLQEAQKKVQELTLQNTPEAKAELVKAQEQEKQLRKEEKSLQKKVDEHHREEKKMPWNVDTLSKEGFSKSVLNIKPEVKEETEEEKEQKHKTFVEKYEKQIKHFGMLRRWDDSQKFLSDNPHLVCEETANYLVIMCIDLEVEEKHALMEQVAHQTIVMQFILELAKSLKVDPRGCFRQFFTKIKTADQQYQEAFNDELESFKDRVRGRAKIRIEKAMKEYEEEERQKRLGPGGLDPVEVYDSLPVEMQKCFDEKDIQMLQDTISKMDPTEAKYHMKRCIESGLWVPNSRTDDDGEKEEKGEEPEYEELKKEKSDKQDKDSQ; encoded by the exons ATGACCACTATAGACTACAGCGTGTGGGATCACATTGAGGTCTCGGACGATGAGGACGACACTCACCCCAATATCGACACTCCGAGCCTGTTCCGCTGGAGACACCAG GCCCGTGTGGAGCGCATGGAGGCATTCCATAAGAAGGGAGAGGATCTGGAGAGGTCCCTGACCGAGAGCAAGCGCAAGCTGCAGGAAGCTCAGAAGAAGGTCCAGGAGCTCACATTGCAGAACACTCCTGAGGCCAAGGCGGAGCTGGTAAAAGCTCAAGAGCAGGAGAAACAGctgagaaaagaggagaagagcTTGCAGAAGAAGGTGGATGAGCATCACAGGGAGGAGAAAAAGATGCCCTGGAACGTAGACACACTCAGCAAAGAAGGGTTCAGCAAG agTGTGCTGAATATAAAGCCTGAAGTGAAGGAAGAGACAGAAGAGGAGAAGGAGCAGAAGCACAAAACATTTGTCGAGAAATATGAGAAACAGATTAAACATTTTG ggatGCTACGTCGGTGGGATGATAGTCAGAAGTTTCTCTCTGATAACCCTCACCTGGTCTGTGAAGAAACAGCAAACTATTTGGTGATAATGTGTATCGAcctggaggtggaggag aaacacgcTCTAATGGAGCAGGTGGCCCATCAGACCATAGTGATGCAGTTCATTTTGGAACTTGCCAAGAGTCTTAAAGTGGATCCGCGAGGATGTTTCCGCCAGTTCTTCACCAAAATCAAG aCGGCTGATCAGCAGTATCAAGAGGCCTTTAATGATGAGTTGGAGTCCTTTAAGGATAGAGTTCGTGGTAGAGCGAAGATCCGGATTGAGAAAGCCATGAAGGAGTATGAGGAGGAAGAGCGACAGAAGCGCTTGGGGCCTGGAGGACTGGACCCTGTAGAAGTCTATGACTCTCTGCCAGTG GAAATGCAGAAGTGTTTTGATGAGAAGGACATTCAGATGCTGCAGGACACCATCAGCAAAATGGATCCCACG GAGGCAAAGTATCATATGAAGCGCTGTATTGAATCTGGGCTGTGGGTCCCCAACTCCCGGACAGATGatgatggagagaaagaggagaaagggGAGGAGCCTGAGTATGAGGAGTTGAAAAAGGAGAAGAGTGACAAACAGGACAAAGACTCTCAATAA
- the LOC136686916 gene encoding opioid-binding protein/cell adhesion molecule-like — protein sequence MHVFVLFVFLFVLGLEYTHTVTEECPFKKPLTLFPETLLVKYGEPAKVTCSINVTADHDEVKWEAALGDNNKVNDTSVFWNVSSLTQWDVNNNKIFCYVNVKTADGSKQCKAHLKITLYKPPDSVMITSERAEWSEGQKMVLRCSVLNVGPVQNLTVQWIRFDESIYTKISKSSMYPWNLPISGDMKGSVNVTDELEVEATRDKDGAQYQCKTLLTLEGLQHPEEGASELVNISVHYKPIIYNTTVGTVSRTKGDRLELECRAGANPSAEIIWLSPENTTFTNTSTLVIAHVQKEHQGHYVCFASNKQGNDSVSLTLLVEEDYLPIIASCAAAAVLILVIVLCACFCRYYRHTHMGQYILKSLNYHKHSSNVAHGDMDHNQL from the exons ATGCATGTGTTTGTTctttttgtgtttctgtttgtgctgggactggagtacacacacacag TAACAGAGGAGTGTCCTTTCAAAAAGCCTCTGACTCTTTTCCCCGAGACGCTGCTGGTGAAGTATGGAGAACCTGCTAAAGTGACCTGCTCCATAAATGTGACAGCTGACCATGATGAGGTGAAGTGGGAGGCTGCACTGGGCGATAATAACAAAGTGAATGACACCTCTGTGTTTTGGAATGTGTCCAGTCTCACGCAGTGGGACGTGAACAACAACAAGATATTTTGTTATGTGAATGTAAAAACAGCAGACGGGTCAAAGCAGTGCAAGGCACATCTGAAGATCACACTCTACA AGCCTCCAGACAGTGTGATGATAACCTCTGAGAGAGCCGAGTGGTCAGAAGGTCAGAAGATGGTGCTGAGATGCAGTGTTCTGAATGTGGGTCCAGTGCAGAATCTTACTGTTCAGTGGATAAGATTTGATGAGAGCATATACACTAAAATTTCAAAGTCATCAATGTACCCTTGGAATTTACCCATCTCTGGAGACATGAAAGGCAGTGTGAACGTGACGGACGAGCTGGAAGTCGAGGCCACTCGTGATAAAGATGGAGCTCAGTATCAGTGTAAGACTTTACTGACGCTGGAGGGCCTGCAGCATCCAGAGGAGGGAGCCTCAGAGCTGGTGAACATCAGTGTACACT ATAAAcccatcatatataacaccactGTGGGCACAGTGTCCAGGACGAAGGGTGACAGGCTGGAGTTGGAATGTAGAGCTGGTGCTAATCCCAGTGCTGAGATTATTTGGCTGTCCCCTGAAAACACCACCTTCACAAACACCTCCACCCTCGTCATCGCCCACGTCCAGAAAGAGCACCAGGGGCACTACGTCTGCTTTGCCTCCAACAAACAAGGGAATgattctgtctctctgacactcCTCGTTGAAG AGGACTACCTGCCTATCATCGCTAGCTGTGCAGCGGCTGCTGTGTTGATTCTGGTGATTGTACTCTGTGCCTGTTTTTGCAGATAttaccgacacacacacatgggtcAGTATATCCTGAAGAGCCTGAATTACCACAAACATAGCTCTAATGTAGCTCATGGGGACATGGACCACAACCAGCTCTAG
- the sp6 gene encoding transcription factor Sp6, with the protein MAHPYEPWLRAAPPGGPEEVGVSGWWDLHSGAGGGWMDLQGASGLGGSGGMGQGAMGLQQSVSSYGPEPQLCCLPPSSMFPPDGFKMEPLAPEVLQPGAASYSLEEPQEGAGGSGSVRPKPPRRSGRAPGQTACRCPNCLNAESLGTAAPSGEEDKRKHLHNCHIPGCGKAYAKTSHLKAHLRWHSGDRPFVCNWLFCGKRFTRSDELQRHLQTHTGAKRFSCAVCPRVFMRSDHLTKHMRVHESPCRPNEERGGGPEQRGGGDTAGAGGAHELSLKSEEETTGEEALHSS; encoded by the coding sequence ATGGCACACCCATACGAACCGTGGCTGCGCGCAGCTCCTCCTGGTGGGCCAGAGGAAGTGGGCGTGTCAGGGTGGTGGGATCTGCACAGTGGCGCTGGGGGTGGCTGGATGGACCTACAGGGGGCGTCAGGGCTGGGAGGTAGTGGGGGGATGGGCCAAGGAGCAATGGGTCTACAGCAGTCTGTCAGTTCATATGGCCCAGAACCACAACTCTGCTGCCTTCCCCCCTCCTCCATGTTCCCCCCCGATGGCTTCAAGATGGAGCCCCTAGCTCCAGAGGTCCTGCAACCTGGTGCAGCAAGTTATTCCCTGGAGGAACCACAGGAGGGCGCCGGTGGCTCTGGGTCTGTCCGACCCAAACCGCCACGTCGCTCTGGCAGAGCTCCAGGGCAGACAGCCTGTCGCTGCCCCAACTGCCTCAATGCTGAGTCACTTGGAACAGCAGCCCCTAGTGGTGAAGAGGATAAGCGAAAGCACCTGCACAACTGCCATATCCCTGGCTGCGGCAAGGCCTACGCCAAGACCTCACACCTGAAGGCTCACCTGCGCTGGCACAGTGGCGATCGACCCTTTGTCTGCAATTGGCTCTTCTGCGGCAAGCGGTTCACTCGCTCTGATGAGCTGCAGCGCCACCTGCAAACTCACACTGGCGCCAAGCGCTTCAGCTGCGCTGTCTGTCCCCGAGTCTTCATGCGTTCTGACCACCTCACCAAGCACATGAGGGTCCACGAGTCGCCATGCCGACCTAACGAAGAAAGAGGGGGTGGGCCAGAACAGCGAGGTGGTGGGGACACAGCAGGGGCAGGAGGAGCACATGAGCTAAGTCTAAAGAGTGAGGAAGAGACCACCGGGGAGGAAGCACTACACAGCAGCTAA